CACTGTCTGGAGTGCAAGATTCTTATCCGTTTATACAGACTCAGCATTCATTTGTTACCAGCTGGTGACAGACACAGCCTCTGGTAGAAACTCCTGCATTTTATCAGAAATGTCTTTGGActtgtgtgtccctgtgtgttcAGAGGCCAACAGAGCAGGCTCAGGATTCTTAGTGCAGTGCAAAACGCAGCGAAcaggctggaggctgctctACTCCTGGCGGAATTGCTGGCTGTCTTCTCATGTTGAGCATTATTGACATAGCAACTACTCTCTTGCTGCTATTTCACTGTGCtttgaatttctcttttttttctgttccccAACTGaagtaacaataataataatttcttataAGGTAATTCCAATTTATGTTAGTTAATTCCTTAAATTATTAATATGTATTGTGTGTGTATAGATGTGTATAgacttttctttaatttttttatgtgcaGGTGTGGCGACTATTCTGTACGAATGCCGGTTGGGCTGCCTGGAAAACAACATCCCACAGCAGACTGTGGAATACATTGAGGCTCTGGAATTGATGTTTAGCATGTTTAAGACCACTATGTATGCAGGTGCTATTCCCAAATGGCTTCGTCCACTTATTCCAAAACCCTGGAGAGAGTTCTGCAGATCCTGGGATGGACTCTTCAAATTTAGTAAGATTTAGTAGTAGAAAAGTTCAGCTGTATTTCTGCAGGTTCTGTGTGTATTTGAACGGGACAAGCTGCATTTCTCTTCTAAAATTATAAGAAGACATTGTGGCAGAAGTAAGTTTCATATTAAATGCAGACTGGCCAGGggaactgttttaaaaaatattctactgaaaacaaattttaccAGTACGTTTCAAAACTCCTCTATTTTATACTGCTCTTGATTTATCTTCATCTGTTTCAGCACCCACTTGTCACTCCAGGTCCAAGTACTTTGCCAAGGTTTTATCTTAAGCCACTTCAATTTTAATGCCACTTCAGCATAATTTTAATTAAGCACCCTGACAAATAATCGTCACTAAAACTGACTAGAAAGTTAATAAACTAAACTCTGGCAATTAATTAAACACTTTGTAAAGttgatttatatatatacaagTGTATAAGTTGACATCAAAGTACATCGATGTACTACAATATGGGGtctttttgtaaataaaacattctgGGCTACTTTATGAATCAGTTTTCATGTAAGTAGCAAGAAGGAGTTGtctttgcaattttatttttttaatgttcttgaGTGCTAAAAAAACTTGAacactttttctctctcaaacaCTAGAAAACTGcatgcatttcctttttttttctaagctcATTCTGTGAGCCATTACCTTTCAGAggaatttttctcttcttaaatCCCTTGTTTGACCAAGGATGCTGTTTGCAGTCGCTGGGGTATACATGGAACTGTGGGTGAAATTACTCAGCGTGCCATTCACAGAAGTTCTTGAATTTTTGTTGTTACTTGATGCTCCTCATCTTTGTCTTCAGAGTAATTATATTCTGTGTCTTTGACTTTGTGGTTGCTGCTAGCACCTTGTAGCAGCCTCTCTGTGCTGAGTTGCAGCATGCTCTGCAGAGTTCACCCCTTCTTGCAGTCATCAGGAGACAAGCCAGGTGGGCATAAAAACTTGGCCTCGAGCTTCCCTTGGGGAAGGGAACTGAAATCTCTTGTGCCCTTTCTTTGTGCTCAGCATTCTCATGCTGTGAGCTACCAAGGTTCCTGTCAGCTCAATCTTTCCTTGCCATGAGTACCCAAGGACTTCCACCACCACTCTAggatttttctgtaagaaaaaaaaatttccctgaaTGTGCAGTGTGGTGTAAATGAGAAATGTGATTACTGAATGGAAccagcagaaaaatcaaaatggaGGCTTAACAATTTTTTTGAATCCCAAAGGTCAAATCCATGTTGACAACAAATTGAAGGCTATTCAGTCTCAGCTGGACCAAGGAGAAGTAGTGAATGGTGGGCTACTTACACACCTCCTAGTGAGTAAGGAACTTACTTTGGAAGAGATCTATGCCAATATGACTGAAATGCTTCTGGCAGGAGTGGACACAGTAAGCTTGTTACCATTTTTCTTGTGCATAGTTGTTTTTGTAAACCAGTGTCACTGGCAGCTTTCTTTAGAAGGATTACATTGTTTATGAGGATgtaattttaatacatttaagCCATGACACCTTTAAAGTGATAGAAAATACTTCCTGTACTGTGTAATCTCTCCGTTGGAATGAAATCAATGTTCTGATCTAGCTGTGGTTTTCAAGAACTCATCATTTGGGAGTCTGTTCCACAGTTTATTAAACAGATAAAATAGCAATTGTCTTTCCATTCTGCTTGTATTTCACACATTCGCTTTTTAGTAATTTGCTTATCAGGTTGGTGTTTGTGCTGCTTCAGGTACACCACAATAGAAAAGCTAGCTGAGAGTTAGCCTGAAAAAAACTGATCAATAAACTCATGTGTAGAGTTTGGTAAAGGATTTTCATGTGTGGCTAATTAAATCAACTGGGACACACATTATGGATCAGATACCTGCTTTCTGCTGGAATCCATTAGGATGCTGGGCCAGTGATGATGTGGATAAGGCATAAGTTGACTCTACCCCTTTTTGTTCTGGCAACATAGGGTCAGGCTGAGGCAAAGAGCTGTAGTAAAGACTCAGGATTAATGGGGCTGGTGTATCCAGTATGTTAACACCTAGGAACCCATTTCAAGGGTCTCTCATTCTTCATTCTTCTGATTTGCCATTCAGACCATTTGAAGAAACATTAATGTCATGTGTGTTTCTTCCCTCTCATTCCTATATGTAATGATATGTAGCTCAGTGTAACTCAGTACTGGCTGCAGCATGACAATTGGaagagcaaggaaaaagaaatatgagtAATTTTTTGCACAGTGTATACAGAGTTATTTAGAATATCAATGAACACAGCTACTATAAATGATtgttactgaaaatattattttgaagaaattatattaatttaataaagaaGTGCTATGTAGTACTTAAATAGTCTCACAGtagaaaagtataaaataagtaaaaaagtaaaatggtcttaaaggaaagaaaaactctcTGGATAActgaattcagattttttttggcTTAAGAAAGTTTGTAAggtttctaaataaaaaaaaaaaaaaccaaaacaaaacaaaaaaacccaaaacaaaacaaaaaaaccaaaaacaacaacaaaaaaaaacccaacagcaatCACTTTTGAATTCCAAAATAAGGAGCATATATAAAACTTCTTTATGTGCTGAATATTACTCCACTGGTTAAATGTCCCAAGGGCTTATGAGTTTGCAGAGCTTTTTGATGTTTGGTCCTTAAGCAAAACACAGTTATTCATCCCATTCATTTTCTAATCTTTCAGAccattaattttccatttttagtgTGTGacatttttcaataaaataaaattacaatgtTCATGCCAACAAgaatttccctttccatttgGCTCAGCTTTCTCGGCTGGCAACAGACTTTTTCTGAGAGGATGATTCTTCTGACTTCCTCATTTTCaagtacaaaacaaaaattgaagGAATCTTTTTTCCTCTAGCGCTGTCAATTCAGATCTCATTTTTTCATAGAAACTGAAAGAGGTTTAGAGGATTATAAAAGTATTCAACAGACTTGTGAGTCAGTTGTTGGCTACAAGCATTTTGTCAGTTGCTGGAACAGCCCTAATTTTTAAGAAGTTATGAAGGAACTGGGAAGCTGGGAAGGAACACTGTTTGTACCAGAGAAGTTCTGTACACAGCTGGCAGAATTGCCAGCTCCTCTGAGTGGAATAGAACTGGGTTGCATTGTAGAAGGCACAACCATTCAATAttgcaagaaaaacaagaaaagcttATGCAAATGGTACTTCTAGCATTATACCCCAGTTTGAAGACAAGACATAAAAGGTCACCATCATTATGAATTTGCATTCTAAATTGATCTTAAGACCAAAATAAGACATTTCCacaagctgatttttttccagctgtggtgAAAAAGGATTAGATGATGAGTTTCTTAAAATCCTCTTATGCTCAAAGCTGAACTATGTCCTGCCTCgtgttctgtttcttcttcacataaaatatttttaaatgatagTGGTGTAGCATTGCTTAAGGATAAAGCATAATCTTAGCAGTGATTATATCAATTCTGTTGTGTGGATGTTATGAGGGGACCACCATATGCTTAAAAGGGATTGGAAATGTTCTGAGCAGTATTTTCTTATCTTGTTTCCTGTGAAGTGTTTTTGTTGGAAGGAAAGGTGAAATGCATATTGAAAACTAAAAGCTAACTAAATCCATCGCTGTTTAGAGTGTTTATGTTTCAATATTGCTTACATAGTTGGGTTTGCATTTGGTTTGTCTGTTGCTTTTTATATTTCACTGGGAAAATATCAACATGGATTGTTTTGATATGCAGTGGACTTCTAGAGGGAAAAGGGATGAAGGAGGGGATGGCAAAGTCTGGCAACCTCCCATTGAATCCAGATGTGAATCATTGCCAGCTTCTTTCATAACTTTAAACTTATAAAACACATAGTTGAAAGCTGATTGTTTTTCTTggcttgaaattatttttaacgTAATCTTGTTGGGCTTGATGATTGTCGTTTTTTCCTTAGACTTCTTTTACTTTGTCCTGGGCAATATACTTGTTGGCAAAACACCCAGAGGTGCAGCAACGTGTTTATGAGGAAATAGTCAATAAGCTGAGGAAAGATCAAGTTCCAGTTGCTCACGATGTCCCAAAATTGCCTTTGATTAGAGCTGTCTTGAAAGAAACCTTGAGGTAAGTGGCAGACAactaaaaaatataattccGTTTTATTCTAATGAATTTTGAGTCCATTTTAGCCTTTGTAGTTTATTGTTGCTACTGCTATTTGCTGTTTCCACTGTTATTTATTTCACCAGTATTGTGTCCAAGGATGCTCAAGCAATGAATAAGGTAGATTATATAATGTTTGATGTTTCTAAATATGGTAGAAGTGGTATCACATATGTAGGACATGTCTGTTAAGGTAAGAAATGGAAAGCTTGAATTTCCCTTTAGTCTGTATGATAAAATATAACAATCTCCTCCCCTACACTGATACTTTGCAGTACTGCTTCAATAATTTCAAGCtttttgatttaaattaaaGGCATGTgacatactttaaaaaaatatgtttatactAAACATTCATGATGTGAAGAGAGTTAAAGGATTTTAGAGAAGGCATCAATAAGGCTTTTTCAGCTTTAGCAAGCTAAAATGTCTCCAGCTTGACCACCTTCATGATTGTACATGTGTAAAGTGAATAAATGCATGGACCAAATAGCTCAACCTTCAGTTGCTAATAAATAACTTTTCTCAGATGATGGTCATATTCTCACAGATGATTCAAGGTCTTTTGAAGCTCCTAGGTGTTCTGTACTCCTGAAAAACACTTTTGGTGTGAATGAATATGGCATTCATCCTGCATATTTGTGAATACAATTTGGaatctaaacatttttaaattgtattagTTATTACTGTTGAACTTCAGATAAATATTTCTCACTAGGTTATATCCAGTATTGCCAGGAAATGGAAGAGTGACCCAAAAAGACTTGATCATTGGAGGATACTTGATACCTAAAGGGGTAGGTTCTGTTGCAGTCCTCTGCAGagaacagtttaattttttgcaaatgaaatatgATCTGCTACAACATATATACACttcattgattttaaaatattttaccacACTAGAACATTAAGAGGAAAGTATTTCAGTAATACCAATTTATATGCCACGAATAGATTTTATGATTGacttgttgctgttgttttgatatttttttatttgggtcCTCACCTGGAAATGAAATTTGTCATCATGGCTTCTTAATATTCTTGAGAGTGGAGCCTGTTAAAAACATATCTGTGTAATGGTACAATTCAATTAGAAAAGCATGAATTTCATTATTCTTGCAGTTTTCTAATTCTTTGTCTGTTAATTCACTTTATACAaagtttctccctttttctcatAGCAACTTCATGAAACAATTCCTAATACCTGTGACTTGTTCCCATTTCCTTCCCCACTGCATCTTCTCTAATATATCCAGCaactctgaaaataatttgaagattATTTCATTTGACCAACTGAGAAAAGATTTGATTTTTGAGGTGTCCTTTTGTCTTTGGAATTACTCAGAGTTGCTTAATTTCTGTCACCTCTTATTGCAGAAATTACAGTAAttgcaaatgcttttaaattttgcttaGTGCATTGGAGTTAGCTGAATATAAATATCATTTATTTCCTCAGACCCAGCTGGCACTTTGTCATTATACTACTTCatacagtgaagaaaatttctCAGTGGCAAATGAGTTCCGACCTGAGCGCTGGCTGAGGAAAGATAATTTGGACAGAGTAGACAACTTTGGCTCCATCCCCTTTGGTTATGGCATTCGAAGTTGTATAGGAAAAAGAATTGCAGAGCTGGAAATTCATCTTGCACTGATTCAGGTTAGAACTGTCTGACAGCATTacaagaagaaaagtgaatttatatatttttttttattaatgccATTTCTGGGTATCCTACAGTGCTCAAAACCTTTGTATTGGGGTGTTTTCTAACTTGCTCATGCTGCAAAGacttaaaaaattgaaaataatcaAGCTTCAAGTGTAGCATAGTACTTAAACTACATTGCAGATGGTATGGTACACATGATGTAAAACTAAAGGTAAATTTGTTAAGGAAATATACAGATTTGGCACAGAAGGCTTTTGTAAGCAAATCAGAAATCTTTCTTAATGTATATTAGAATGGCTACCTAATCagtttctgtgctttatttAGAAGAATTCAGAACTTAGAAAGAtctaaaatagattttatatCCATGTACTGACCACAGTGTGATGACAAACAGTATAATTTTTCTATGTTCTGggcttttctgtctcttcttgttctttcttctAACTCATCATCAGTTTAGCTATACATAATTTATAGTTATATAAATAGTACATATTGAGATACATTGTTTTTGATTAGTTCATAtcataaagaaaatgttctcaACAGCTGCTACCTTTTTTGTCATTTACAAAACAGCCTATAGCTCAGATAATGAGTCCAGATTGTGCAATCAAATAATGAAGATTTGGTAACTATAGTTACttaactataaaaatatttagatccATTTTATGTAGTTAAAGGAAAGCTTGATTGAATTTGTCTTTGAATTTCCTTCAGTAAACTTCTAGAGCAATCTCTGAACAGTTAGAGCCTGTCTTTTGGAACTGAGAGTCAGAAAGCACCTGGGAgcctggtaaaaaaaaatcacacttccATCTTTTTGAAAAGGAGACTCAAGGAAGCAATAGAGaacctgctttgttttctggaaagaaaCTAGAACAAAATAGGACACAACCTATTTACAAACATAGAGGTGATATTTAAGTGAGTTAAAATTagaaacacacagagcttttcaaagagaaattcagacaggtctgatttctttctttgacTTGATCACTCACCTCATGTGGGAGTGTAAAGTAAGTCATACACTCTGACTTCAGGAAGTATTTTCACACgtcttttatgtttttctctctaaattaataaaatttgtTCCAGATGGAAGTGCCCATAAAATGCATGCACAGCTGGttggaaaaaggaaatagcTGGAGGCACTAGCTATCAAATATTTGCTGTTGCACTGGGaaagcatttaattaaaattctatAAAAGTCTGTCCTGCTTTTGATTTAAGCTGTTATTTTCATTAACAATGTAACTAATGGATTAGAGAATACTTTTACAGTTTGCATGGGATACCAAGCTGATgtcaattaaattaaaatcaggGGATGTGAATAtagaattctgaaaaaaatgagaaatgttccaaaagcaacacaaaattaTTCCCTAATGACAGTTGCAAGTTAGTCCCcttgagaagaaataaatgcataaatacaaatttattaACAACTGTCTGGGTAATATTAATACCATAGGGACAGATTGGAGGGATATAGTAAAAAAATAGTCAATTCTGACAAAGCAATGTGATTCTTACATAATCTTAGGAGCATTAACAAGCATTTTGTTCGTCAGAAAGAGGAGCTAAATTACTGTCTTGCCAAACACTGAGTCCTCACCAAGTAATGATAAACAGCCATCCTCATGCACTGCATTTTAAGGACAAAATAGCCAAATTCAAGGAAATATGGAAGATAAAGATAATAGCAGGagggattttaaaaagagaaaaattagattAAAGTTTTGTCAGATATCAGACACTGAAAAATGTAGTTACATATAGGAAATTAATGCCTTGGTCATCAGTCATACTAGGAGAAGGATAAGAGATAATTACTTAATTTATAGAAAAAAGTGAGATTTATTATTAGGTAAAATTGAGGATGTAGCAGTACTTCTCTCTCAAAAGTGTAAAAGTAGATAGCTGAGGTATTCTTCATTCAGAAAAATGTGTCTGATGGGATTGAGATTCCTATAGCTTTCTTAATAATTTCACGTATTGATTGATATTAAAAGAAGTGAGACAAAAAACATAGAGGAGAACCTCACAAAGTCAAAGACCTTTGTTTCCTTGACAGTTCAGACAGTTTAAGCTGGTTATGTGGAAGTTCTTCAGAAGGGACTTGCTCAGTCCTCCCTCCATCAGAGGAGGAAGATTTCCTGGATGGGAATCATAGCACTTAAACTCTGCCTGATGGGCAACACGAATTTTGCTTGTGATAGTCTGTTATGTTCTCTTCTTTAAAGGCTACTCTTCATTGgtaattttgcagtttttctaATACTTATCCTGCTTATGTTCACAGCTACTTcagaattttgaaataaaaatttctccCAAAACTGAACCAGTTCATGCCAAAACTCATGGACTTTTGACTCCTGGAAACTCCATCAATGTCAGATTTTCTGACAGGAAGTGAAACTCAAATGTTTTGGAAGTACTTATACAATTTTCATGGAAACAGGTTTGCATTTTGTGGAAATTTAGAACATGCTTGTTCTCTGGTTTGTAGGTTTTGACAATATCATGAAGTATTATGTTCTGCCTTGATTCTAGCAGTACATAAGAGCAATTACCTCTCCTGTAACAGTTAATAAcacatatgaaaatatataccaaaaaaattccttcttgcACTGAGAATCTCCTTTCATCTAGGAGAATTCCTAGTAATAACAACACATGCATTGAGAAAAGCCAACCAAAAGTAAATTCAGACACGTCAGTATCATTCAGTGGTTTTGTTACGCTGCTACTCGGTGAGTGCATTTGAGAGCAAGGGGATTATTATATAATATGTGGAAATCAGCTGCATGTATAAgtttgtattttcctgtttctcatcctccagtgttttttaaaagtttccaTGTAACAATGAAATTATGAGatcattttttaatatgtaaaaacatttattctacatgtattaaaaaaaaaaatccagtaataTGAAAAGTAAGGatagaaaaaatacaacttACGTCATGTTTGTTTAGACTTGAAATACAGAACATATACAAATTTATCTAAACTTAATCCCCATAAAATGTTTCTAgatagcttaaaaaaataaaaatcttaaaaatgaaagtttaaaTGTCACAATGGAGAGTTTGAAGCCACGCATTGTTCTCATCACCAAAGCACAAGCCACTTTCATTGTTCTAGCTAATATGCCAAACCCAAATGTAAATACTAAAAAGAAGTAGTTGTTACATTTTTATCACTTAATTAAAATACTACTTTTAACTTTATTCCAAGTTCTTCAACAGTAAGAACTGGAAATTTCCCATTTTAACTTGCTGAAACCATAGCCAAATACAGAGTTCTGTAGGATGGAAATGTGACTACTGAAGTAttcagagaggtttttttgctATCTGGTGCCTAACAGAAAGAGTGGACACCTGGAAATTTGGGctttgggggttgttttgtttgtttgtttggtgtttttattattattattattattattacttttcctatgacagcaaacagaaaactctCTCTTGCATGATACTTTGGATAACTTTAGTATCACTGCAGTAACCTTCCATTCTTATTTTTGAGAGCAACCTTGTACCCTGTATCCACCTTATGCCTTGAACAATGTTGAAACTTGCATATCCTAATATGATACATATGTAATTATATACAGTTAACTGTTTACATGTCAGGCTCTGACTGGTTTGGTGAGGTAGTTTACATACTGACAATCATAAGTATTTCAGctaaataaactttaaaattttgcaaCTTAGttcttaaaattacaaaatttttctttggttgtCTTCCCTTTGTCTAGGAAGTCAAAGACAagttagaaattaaataatactGTTGTTTAATGGTGTACACGAAATTTCACATTGCTAGCTAGCTGTTGCAGTCACATGGTTATAGTATTTTGATACCTTTTTGTGGTGTCTTTTCAAGGtttatacaaaagaaaaacaaaatttcctttgtATGGATctcatataaaaaataataacactAAACAAAATTGATCTGATCTATGAGAGGATTAAATGCTTGTCATAAGGACTTTCAAATGTTCTTCTTGTATTGAGCACATATGTCTATTTTAAGAAAACTAGGTATTCTGCTAGGAGTATTTTCCTTGAACAAGACTGCCTTCTGATTTTTCTGGGTCTTCCAATTCcatctttcttattttttctttttttcccattgatATTTTCAATTGTCTCCATCTTAAATCAAATTAAGAGATTTGTATTTGCCAGAGCCAGCTGACTTCCCAAAGGAGATGTTTTGCAAAATCTGTTTAAAAGTCTATGGACTGAGTATTTGACTCCATAACTCTGCCTGGTTTTGTTGACTTGGAGACAAAGAACTGCTGCCTCGAATCCAAATTTGGATGCCATATGGTgccttccttttgctttgtcATAGCATCATTAGAAACATCAACCACTGATATGTTGCAGTACATTTGCTGCTTGGTATGAGTCCCTAAGTAACACATCATTGCAGAAGATGGAAGAGACATcctaaaatgctttttatagcATTTGAATCTTTTCATGAAAACAGCCAGTATTTTGTTCTAATAGAGCACCTATCCATGTAAGTTGTCTTTTAtacattataaaatatttatacagaatTTACAAGTCTTGGTTCTTATTTTAATGActatttatatttgcatttttctttagcaGCTTAAAGTCTTTAACTTCTTGTATTGAACTGAAAGATTCACTACTCCATGGGAAATTAATAGTTCAGCTAGAAAATGTGAGGATTCTTACAAGAATTTAAGGTGTGTAATGACTTGGCAGAAGTGGAGACAACATTATATTAAGAATACTGTCGTTGTGGAGGAAAGGTACTGGCAAAGCTATCAAAGAATTACCCAAGGACAAACCATGCTATGTTGTCACATAATGTTTATAACTTTAAAACATGCTGTCATATAATTTGATATAATTACAAGAGATTTATGTCTTTGTTAATGCCAAACTTTGCCAGTGCATGCCCAGAGAAAGACTGGGAAGGGCTGTAACAAACCACTGATTCTCAGTGTTCAAAACAATGTTAGTTTGCACTGGCAGGCTCCCAAGGTGGCAGATGCATAGGAGGGTTTTTCACTTCCTGAAGT
The genomic region above belongs to Sylvia atricapilla isolate bSylAtr1 chromosome 7, bSylAtr1.pri, whole genome shotgun sequence and contains:
- the CYP27C1 gene encoding cytochrome P450 27C1, whose product is MSFFTRVLTMKCKQTLECERTYFFYQALFASSRFPGQPRLCSSQSLEVRSSPRAAAGNKGSGRGAELLEPPPRRLGRVKSLHEMPGPNTLYNLYEFFWKDGFGRIHEIQQKHTQEYGKIFKSHFGPQFVVSIADRDMVAQVLRAEGRAPQRANMESWQEYRDLRGRATGLISAEGEQWLKMRSVLRQKILKPKDVAVYSEGVNEVITDLIKRIHTLRSQEEDGETVTNVNNLFFKYSMEGVATILYECRLGCLENNIPQQTVEYIEALELMFSMFKTTMYAGAIPKWLRPLIPKPWREFCRSWDGLFKFSQIHVDNKLKAIQSQLDQGEVVNGGLLTHLLVSKELTLEEIYANMTEMLLAGVDTTSFTLSWAIYLLAKHPEVQQRVYEEIVNKLRKDQVPVAHDVPKLPLIRAVLKETLRLYPVLPGNGRVTQKDLIIGGYLIPKGTQLALCHYTTSYSEENFSVANEFRPERWLRKDNLDRVDNFGSIPFGYGIRSCIGKRIAELEIHLALIQLLQNFEIKISPKTEPVHAKTHGLLTPGNSINVRFSDRK